Proteins from one Pseudarthrobacter sp. BIM B-2242 genomic window:
- a CDS encoding dicarboxylate/amino acid:cation symporter yields the protein MSTQTRTPESAGKTGFQLPKWAGSFGFQIIAALIVGLGLGLLAKYTGSTKAEPNGLGATLQTVGSSYISLLQTAVVPLIFTAVVSSISNLRQVSNAAKLAWNTLLWFAITSLIAVLIGIGLGVLLQPGANTGITGEGEAPSKVGNWWAFLTGLFPKNFLGLGASSTVAESGAVTTAVSFNVLQILVIAIAVGVAALKVGKAAEPFLTLNVAALAVIQKVLWWIIRIAPIGTVGLIGNAVAVYGWDTIGALGKFTFAIYVGLALVMFVVYPVLVRTHGLSVKQYFSGVWPAVQLAFVSRSSIGTLPLTQRVTERNLGVPRAYASFAVPLGATTKMDGCAAIYPAISAIFVAQFFGVQLDLSHYLLIALVSVLGSAATAGTTGAVVMLTLTLSTLGLPLAGVGLLLAVDPILDMGRTALNVAGQALVPAIVSKRQGILDETLYNAPRNGNPFADDDDSTVADPSAAVRGTDPTEAGRELADAKA from the coding sequence GTGAGCACTCAAACCCGCACCCCCGAATCCGCAGGAAAGACCGGCTTCCAGCTTCCCAAATGGGCTGGCTCGTTCGGCTTCCAGATCATTGCCGCCCTCATTGTGGGCCTGGGCCTCGGCCTGCTGGCCAAGTACACCGGCAGCACGAAGGCAGAGCCCAATGGCCTGGGCGCCACGCTGCAGACCGTCGGTTCCAGCTACATCTCGCTGCTGCAGACTGCCGTTGTGCCGTTGATCTTCACCGCGGTGGTCAGTTCCATCTCCAACCTCCGCCAGGTGTCCAACGCCGCCAAGCTGGCCTGGAACACCCTGCTCTGGTTCGCTATCACATCCCTGATCGCGGTCCTGATCGGCATCGGGCTTGGCGTGCTCCTGCAGCCCGGTGCGAACACCGGCATCACCGGCGAAGGCGAAGCACCCAGCAAGGTGGGCAACTGGTGGGCATTCCTCACCGGGCTGTTCCCCAAGAACTTCCTTGGCCTCGGTGCCAGCTCCACGGTGGCTGAATCCGGTGCCGTCACCACGGCTGTGAGCTTCAATGTGCTCCAGATCCTGGTCATCGCCATCGCCGTCGGCGTCGCCGCCCTCAAGGTGGGCAAGGCCGCTGAGCCGTTCCTCACCCTCAATGTCGCCGCCCTGGCCGTCATCCAGAAGGTCCTGTGGTGGATCATCCGCATCGCTCCCATCGGTACCGTCGGCCTGATCGGCAACGCCGTGGCCGTGTACGGCTGGGACACCATCGGGGCGCTGGGCAAGTTCACGTTCGCCATCTACGTTGGCCTGGCCCTGGTGATGTTTGTTGTCTACCCGGTCCTCGTCCGTACCCACGGCCTCTCCGTCAAGCAGTACTTCTCCGGCGTCTGGCCGGCAGTGCAGCTGGCCTTTGTGTCCCGCTCGTCCATCGGAACGCTGCCGCTGACCCAGCGGGTCACCGAACGCAACCTGGGCGTTCCCCGTGCGTACGCCTCCTTCGCCGTGCCGCTGGGCGCCACCACCAAGATGGACGGCTGCGCCGCGATCTACCCGGCCATCTCCGCCATCTTCGTGGCCCAGTTCTTCGGCGTCCAGCTGGACCTCAGCCACTACCTGCTCATTGCACTGGTTTCCGTCCTCGGCTCCGCAGCGACCGCGGGCACCACCGGCGCCGTGGTGATGCTCACCCTGACGCTCTCCACGCTGGGACTGCCGCTCGCCGGCGTCGGCCTCCTGCTGGCAGTTGACCCCATCCTGGACATGGGCCGCACCGCCCTCAACGTGGCCGGCCAGGCGCTGGTCCCGGCCATCGTGTCCAAGCGCCAGGGCATCCTGGACGAGACGCTCTACAACGCGCCCCGTAACGGCAACCCGTTCGCGGACGACGACGACTCCACGGTTGCGGATCCCTCCGCCGCCGTTCGGGGTACTGACCCGACCGAAGCCGGGCGTGAGCTCGCCGACGCGAAGGCCTGA